The Acidobacteriota bacterium genomic sequence GTGATGATTGAAGGGCCGGGGCATATTCCGATGGACCAGATCAAGCTGCAGGTGGACAAGGAAATAGAGCTTTGCCATGAAGCGCCGTTCTATACACTGGGGCCGCTGGTTACCGACATCGCGCCCGGTTATGACCACATCACTTCCGCCATCGGCGCGGCGATGATCGGCTGGCATGGCGCTTCCATGCTCTGCTATGTGACGCCGAAGGAACATCTGGGCCTTCCCAATAAGAACGACGTGCGGCAGGGCATCATCGCCTACAAGATTGCGGCCCATGCCGCGGACGTAGCCAGGAAAAGGCCCGGCGCCCGTGACCGCGATGACGCTCTCTCTTACGCGCGTTTCCTTTTTGATTGGAACAAACAGTTTGACCTCTCACTCGACCCGGAAATGGCGCGCTCGATGCACGACGAAACGCTGGGGGACGAGTACTACAAGGATGCTGCATTCTGCTCGATGTGCGGCCCGAAATTCTGTTCCATGAATACCACGCAGGTGATGGAGAAGCACCTGGGTCTCGATCAGAAAGAACGTGAGCAGAAGTTTGTGGAGCTGCTGGCCAAAGTGGAAAAGTAGTTCCGGAGGATCATTTCCCCCCAAGATAAGTAGCGGACCAGCGTGGCGGTGCAAGGATTACCATCCGCGCAAATAGAGCGCCATGACAAAGACGGATACCGCAAGACAGTAAATTCCAAACCAATACCAGCGTCCTTGCTCCAGCCAATGGGAAAGCCATTTAAGGGCCAGCAGCCCGGCTATGAAAGCGCACACCATTCCCAGGAGGCTGGGTGCCAGGGCCGAGGCCAGGTTGAGATGTATTCCTGCGAGAGCGTCGGCGCGCAACAGCCGGTGAAATTCGCGGGCAACCGCCAAGGGTGTTATAGCCACCACAATGGCGAAGCTGAATGATTCCACCTGTCTGCGACCCCCGCCGGCCAGCAGGCCGCCTGAGATGGTGGATCCGGAGCGGGAAAATCCCCGAAAAGGTATGGCGACACCCTGCAGGATCCCCATGATGATGGCCTGCGGCCAACTAACTTCGCGCGGACGTTCTCCCGCCTGGTTGAGGGGGTTGCGCGCCTCACGCAAACCGGCCCAGAGGATCAGGAGGCCGGCGGCAGCGAGTGCCGGAGAAATCCAGTTAAGCTTATTGAACAGGGTTTCGATCTCGGCGGCATGCGTACCTTGTTTCAACACTTGCCCAACCAGCACCATCAGTGGGAACGCTATGATGCCGCTCAGGAAACAGGCCACGAAAACCATGCTCACAAACCGCCAAAAAGCTGCCCAGGATGAAAAGAAGGTGTCCACCCACTGTCGCCAGAAATAAATGATTACGGCGAACATGGTGCCCGTATGCAGCATCACCAACAGCAGGGCGTTGGCCGGAGTGGACATGTTTTCATGGAGCAGTTTGGCGACGACAATCACGTGGGCCGAACTGGAAATTGGAAGGAGTTCCGCCAGCCCCTGGACTGCGGAGAGAATCACCACGTAAACCCAGTGCATGGATGTGTGTCCTTCCCGGTGGACGCTTTGAAGGAGTTCTCAGGCCTGTTCCCCAGCCAGTGAGCCTGCCTTGCGGGCGTTTCCAATTGTCCGGACCTGGTGGGCCCGTCTGTCCCTGAATCTTTGGCGGCAGGTGAATACATACGCAGGCGGCAGGTTGCGCCAGACGGTGCGGCACTGGATGGAGCCAAAATACTCGCGCAGGAACGGCAGAGAAGAATGTCGCAGGGCTTTTCCGTTCTCCCAACGCATGCCATGCACGTACTGGTACTGAGTGTAGACGCTTCTTTCGTCCATGAAAGGAGCGAGGGCCTCTTGCAGAATACGCTGGCGGTGGTCTGGCATAAACCTGAGCGAGAGGGAAGAGATCACGGCGTCAATTCGTATCAAACCACGCTGGCGCAATTCATCTCCAAGATTTTCTGCCGGCGTGTTCAGCAGCACCAGGCGGGGGTCGGAAAAACGCTTCTCCATATGGCTGATGAATTCCGGATTGATTTCAAACGCCAGGAGAGTGGCCCGCGCAGGAAGAGCTTCCAGGAGGACCCGTGTGATGGCGCCGGTGCCTGCTCCAAGTTCGACCACGGTCCTCGCTTCGTTGATGGACAGGCCTTCCAGCATAGCGCGGGCCAGGTGGCGCGAACTCGGAGCGACAGATGCGATATTCTGAAAATCGCTTGCGGCTTCCAGAGCAAACGTCTTGAAGCTTTGGACTCCCTTCATTGCTTCAGCAAGTGAACTCTTGTATGCCGCGATATTCTTTATCAAGATTTCAATCATCTTCAGCTCTTCTCTGTTCAACCTTCTCCATGTTTTCGCCAGATGACGGCGTTCCTGCTCCCAGGCTGAAACATGATACCACCTGATGGGTTGATCTTGGCAACCCGGCTCCAGAAATCTTCCGCTCACACACGGCTGGTGGTTATAATCGGCATTCTGCCCAGGGCGTGTGAGATGGGCCGGGGGAATATCCCATTCCACTATACGCGGGTGTGACGGCCGCAACCGGGACCGGGCGTTAGAGGTGCAGAAGCCACCCTGCCCTAAGACATCATTTACATATACGTTTGTCGAAAGGTGCATATGACGGATAACACAGCCGAAATTAAAGTTCGCAACGAATTTAACCAGTGGGCAGCAGCCGGCCGCGGTGAGGAGATGGAGGACCATCACCTTCCCATCACTGAGCCTGTGCTGCAGTTGATGGACCTGAAGCCGGATGACCGTTTATTGGATGTTGGCTGCGGCAGCGGATGGCTCTGCCGCCGGATTGCTCGGCTGGTTCCAGAAGGCCAGGTTGTGGGCATTGATATTTCTCCAGAGATGGTCCGGCGCGCCCTTGCCACCATTGGCGGATACGCCAATCTCAATTTCATGGAAGGTACTGCCGATAGAGTCCCGTGTGAAAGCGAATCCTTCAGTAAGATCATTTCGGTTGAGTCTGCATATTACTGGCCGGATCCTGCAGCATGCTTGAGGGACATGTTTCGGGTCCTTGCCAAAGGCGGTAACGCTTGGATTCTCATCAATTATTACCTCGAGAATCAGTACGCGCACCAGTGGGGCCCGATCGTCAACATCCCCACGCACCTGCTTTCAGCCGACCAATGGATGGCCCTCTACTGCGACGCGGGATTTGTAGATGTTCAGTTTCGGCAGATTCCTGATCCAACACCTGTTGCTGACACCTATACGGGCCGATGGTTTCGAGACGCCGAGCAGATGAGGAAGTTCCATCAGGTCGGAGCTCTTCTGGTCTATGGAACGAAGCCGAAAACGCCAATTGCCGGGAGGTCGTAAAGGCAGGAACGTGGGCCGCTCGGTCACCCTTGCATGGGCCGGCAGTCGGAGTTTTCCATTGTTCGATAAATTGAGCCAGCGGATCGTAAGGCATCGCCTTCTCGCGGGCGCGATTCTGACAGTTGCCACGTTTGCTGTTTTCTCGGGCTCACTGGCCAATGGCTTTGTCTACGACGACAATCCACAAATCCTTCAGAACGCATTCATCCTGAATTCCAGCCTCTGGAAACAGATCTTTACCGGCTCGGTCTGGTCGTTTCTAGGCGGCAAGACAAATTTCTACCGCCCGCTGCAGTTTGCCTGTTACTGGATTCTGTACCGTATTGCTGGGCCGAACCCGGCGGCGTTTCACCTTCTGAATCTGCTGGCCTATGCCGGTTCGGCGTGGCTGGTTTATCGATTGGCACGACAGCTTATCAACTTGGAAGTCGTTGCAGTCGCCGGTGCTATGCTCTGGGCGGTGCACCCCGTCCACGTGGAGGCCGTAGCCTGGATTTCTGCACTGCCTGACGTTGGCTTTACATTTTTGACCCTGCTGGCGCTTCTGTGTTTTGTGCATGCTGAGCAGGGCTGCCGGAAACGCCGCCCGTATCATCTGCTCGCAGCGCTCTCCTACTTCGTCGCCCTGTTTTTTAAGGAAATGGCGCTTGGCCTCCCGCTCCTGCTGCTGGCTTACTGGTTCTTCCTGGGCAAATCGGAAAGCTGGGCTCGGCGCGCGCTTCGCTGGCTGCCCTATTTGGCATCAACGGTCGTTTATTTGGGTGTGCGGCACCTGGCACTGGGTTATTTCACACAGGGCAGGCATTTCTGGAATTTTTCACCGCGCGTTGCTGAGGCGGCTTTTGGATTGCTGGGGCAAAACACAAGAATTTTGTTCTGGCCCACTCACTTGA encodes the following:
- a CDS encoding undecaprenyl-diphosphate phosphatase, encoding MHWVYVVILSAVQGLAELLPISSSAHVIVVAKLLHENMSTPANALLLVMLHTGTMFAVIIYFWRQWVDTFFSSWAAFWRFVSMVFVACFLSGIIAFPLMVLVGQVLKQGTHAAEIETLFNKLNWISPALAAAGLLILWAGLREARNPLNQAGERPREVSWPQAIIMGILQGVAIPFRGFSRSGSTISGGLLAGGGRRQVESFSFAIVVAITPLAVAREFHRLLRADALAGIHLNLASALAPSLLGMVCAFIAGLLALKWLSHWLEQGRWYWFGIYCLAVSVFVMALYLRGW
- a CDS encoding methyltransferase domain-containing protein, with translation MVLHLLTAAGCCPLVKFVANFNFGCVIRHMHLSTNVYVNDVLGQGGFCTSNARSRLRPSHPRIVEWDIPPAHLTRPGQNADYNHQPCVSGRFLEPGCQDQPIRWYHVSAWEQERRHLAKTWRRLNREELKMIEILIKNIAAYKSSLAEAMKGVQSFKTFALEAASDFQNIASVAPSSRHLARAMLEGLSINEARTVVELGAGTGAITRVLLEALPARATLLAFEINPEFISHMEKRFSDPRLVLLNTPAENLGDELRQRGLIRIDAVISSLSLRFMPDHRQRILQEALAPFMDERSVYTQYQYVHGMRWENGKALRHSSLPFLREYFGSIQCRTVWRNLPPAYVFTCRQRFRDRRAHQVRTIGNARKAGSLAGEQA
- a CDS encoding class I SAM-dependent methyltransferase — protein: MTDNTAEIKVRNEFNQWAAAGRGEEMEDHHLPITEPVLQLMDLKPDDRLLDVGCGSGWLCRRIARLVPEGQVVGIDISPEMVRRALATIGGYANLNFMEGTADRVPCESESFSKIISVESAYYWPDPAACLRDMFRVLAKGGNAWILINYYLENQYAHQWGPIVNIPTHLLSADQWMALYCDAGFVDVQFRQIPDPTPVADTYTGRWFRDAEQMRKFHQVGALLVYGTKPKTPIAGRS